DNA sequence from the Thamnophis elegans isolate rThaEle1 chromosome 4, rThaEle1.pri, whole genome shotgun sequence genome:
AGAAGTTCAGTTAAAGTGCTGCGACCTTCTGTGACTTTTTTCTTCAAAGAAGCAATAAAGAATGTAAGGCTAAATTGTGATATTCAACTAATATTTGGGGTATGATATGTTCATATgatatgagccgtggtggtgcagtggttatagtgcagtactgcaggctacttctgctgactgctggctgcctgcaatttgggcagttcaaatctcaccaggctcaagattgactcagacttccatctttccgagttgggtaaaatgaggacccagattgttgggcacaATATGcggactgtaaaccacttagagagggctgtaaacagtggtggattgcagttggtacaccccggtacaggcgtacctgagcctgcccggagcaccggatactgttccattccagtgctccagagggcccacccgcccgcccttgCTCCTTACCGTCCTTGCTCCTTACCGTCCTTTTAGGTCTTCAGCACTTACGCGCAcagtgcatacagcacctgcatgacgctctgctgagcagctggagcgtcacagaggcttgGGGAAGCACCAAGATGCATGCGCACGCTGCGCGCATCCATGTAGACACTGGcaagcccgttccaactgtactggttggaacaggatttgaaacccaccactggctgtaaagcactgtaaagcggcatataagtctgagtgctattgctatttttgttacTGTCATGTTTTCCGCTATCtcccaagaaaaagaaaatggttttGAAGAGAAATTACAgtttaaatggtcattaaatggcaAACAGTTCAGTGAATACAAAATGAGATGGAATAGGGCAAAGTAATGGATTACACCATTGGAATCTCTTTGATATTGAATAATCAGGCCAGTCACCTTGATATCGTTTTAGACATATTTATGAAATGTCAAATATTGAGCAGGGACAGAAAAACTATCAGTAGCACAGTGTTGTTAGATAACTGTTGTGTAACCACATTTGAGGGACCATCACATCCCAGTGGGATTGGCCCACTACACCCATGGCGGTAGAGAAGGCATGCTGTGGGCCCCATTGGCTAGGGTATTCCTGCAGgtgggtccaggagaagagccttctctgccattgctCCTGCCccttggaacatcttgccccccTGGAGTGAGGTCCAATCCTCCCGACCTTTCacaagacctggctctgccagttggcttggggccCCAAGGAGGAGGGGGCCTCACATTGGGGAATGGTTGACATATTAAATACAAAGACTACCTCCCCCCTCACTGCTCATCCTATttcctcccttcccatcttttaGTTAGGAttgaatgtttatattttatagtaTTTTGTTTGTATCCTGTatagattttatatattttatccttttactattgtaaaccgcccagagttACTCTGTGTTAAGATGGACGGTCagtgaatttaataaataaataaaatttgaaatattgcattcatctatccatctcatCAAGAAGGTCAGAAATCTTTTTGAGGATGATACCAAAGTAATCAACTATCTGAAGAATCCAGGTTCCAATATAACTAGAGCCATGAAAGCTTGCTGAGTCACTGTCTTAATATTCCACTAAACTCTGCTGAGATTCTCAGCCATTAATCTTAAACACTGTCCTTTGGGGCACAGAGAAAAAGTTTTCCAATATCAATCCTTCCAGTGGTTCTCCTGATTGTGCTGAATAACCATATCTTTTTACCACTATTTACAAAAGGGAATTTTCAGGCTTCCCAGTATTTTCTTTATGCTTCTCAAAACATGCTCcagtttgtttccttccttccttcttaaaaGGTAAAGTTTTGAATTGATCACAATAGTTCATAGATGGCCTGTTGGGTTTTGATGGTATTGCAATCTTTCATTTTTTACCATGGTTTTTCTGTGCAAATGAAATGAAGAGCCATCAGTCTGCTTTCCTACACTTCTAGAAAACCAGCAGTTACGATGAGGCCATTGGTCCTTGTTCCTGGGCCAGTAGGTAACAAAGTATAATGGCTAAGATTCTGGCAAGACTTCTTTGGCAGAAGCTGTTTCTATGTTTCGCTTAAATGTATACTATTTACaccctatttatttttctttttcagacagACATCATTGACCATAGCTTTGCACTTGAATGGATGCAGGACTTTGACGCTTTTCAAGATGCCCTCAGTCAGGAAACCAGCTATGCCAGTAATTTAACTCGGTCTATGAGTCTTGTTTTAGATGAGTTCTACAACACACTTCAGGTGGGTGTTCTCTTTTGTGCTGTAAAGGGTGCAGTATGTTCTGTCTGCAGGCGGGTTTGTTGAAAATATTATTGAGTAATGCAGTTTTTGGTATTGAATAGGAAGAGGTAGGTTGAAGTTAAGCAAGTCAAGCAAGACAGAGCTTTTAATTCATTTGAATCCATATTTCTAAAGCCACCCAATTTATCAACAACTTTCTCTTGCAGGTGGTGGGTGTTTCTGCTGTACAAGGAACAGGGATGGATGAATTTTTTGAACATTTATCCAAAGCTGTTGATGAATATGAAAGGTGAGATTTTTTTagtaaaggaaggaaaatagcaagagCAGCCTGGCATGCTATGCATTATCTTTAGGGATATCTTGAGTTTTGGGACATACTGAATTTGAGTTTCTAAGataactttttcaaaaggcaattgggttttctttatttttccttgaagacatttcacttctcatccaagaagcttcattggtTCTGATAGGATggttggaggatggaaggattagctctgacaggatgagggcagggaaatggaaggatcatatttctttgcagtccGGTCTgttctggtcattagcactctgtGAGAGCCATTGAGGTTGGGGGTTTTATCTGTGCCCTTAGGTCACCTTAATCAGAGGGCAAGTGGgaatttgcactctgcaaacctcaacTGAATTTGAGGTTGCCTAGAAACTCTagagagagccagtttgttgtagtgattaaggcatcaggctagaaactgggagctTCTGTAGTTCTAGTTGTGTCTTATGCCCTGAGGcatctggatgaccttgggccagtcaaagTGTgtcagcaatggcaaaccattaaaaaaaaaaaaccttgtcaagaaaactgcagggattagtccaggcagtcaccaggagtcatactgactcaaaggcacaaaaagaaagaaagagtgagtttCAGCAAATAATGCTTCCagttatttgtaccctatggatATACTAAGATTTCACAACAATCTTCAGAAATCAATTATTTGCGGTGTGTATTGGAGAGCTCAACCGTTGAGCGGTTCCATATCACGTCTTTTGATGTACTGTAGAGTAGGCAGATCCAATGGGTTTTCACAGGGCACCACCAAATAATTCATTCTTGGTGCAGATATTAGGCTTGTAGGAAAAATTCCTCTCTTTCTATAGCATTAAATAAAACTGATATGATTACTTGTAACAGTTCAGTACTGCTGATCATGTGAGAAGAACTTTATTATATGAAATGTTTTTTAATGGTTTGTAAGCTTTCTAGAGTTGCCACCAgacgagatgggcagcatatatgtttaacaaataaatacattattgtcTGTTAGAATGTATGCacttatatatgtgtgtatgtatgtatgtatatatgtataaaatagTGCTCAGTAGTAAATACATGAagccccttttttccttctttcagaGAATATCGACCAGAATATGAGCGCCTAAGAAAGCAATTGGTAAGTACATGCATATACTTTGATGCTCTGAGCTGTACTGATGTAAGTCCTCCCATCCCCAATTGTGTCTGCATACTTGTTGCTGGATGTTGGAGAGTAACTGCCCCAGCTGGAAGGAGGGCTCAAGCAGGGAATTAGCTTGGATTTCCTATATAAACTTAAGAGGTCTGAACACCCCCACCAGCGCCCAAATACCTTTGACCTTTCCCAGACAAAAGCTGCCAATATGGGGAGATTCTGTGTGATAGGAAGGGAACCCCTGAGTAGCTAGTTTGAACTCTACCTGGGTCTGGTTGTTCACATCTGACATTGGAGTTCTAaaggtcccaaaggtgttttttcaagaggcaactggactttctggtttttctttgaagacgtatCATTTCTCAccccaaaagcttcttcagctccaatTGTCAGCAGCATCAACTCTGTTACCTACAACATTGCAAAATATTCAACCAACTTATTAGTGCCTCTAGTTGGCAacacgtctccaaagaaaaaccagaaaatcccgttgcctcttgaaaaagcagctttgggacaaccatgatctggtggctgagaatcttcatagacagtTCCAAAAGGCATTTCTTCAGATGTAAATACTAACTCGCCTATCCGGTGATAAAAGAAGTGTGAGGAAAGGAAACCAAGCAGGTAATCCTAGGACTAAGGTGAAGAGACCAAAATCTCCAAGGCCCAGGAAccctttctttttccattgttAAATTAATTCAAAGCACTGATGAGAGTTAATGTACAATTATGGAAGAACACAGATCTCTTTTCTATGAATAATAAGAAGATAGTGGTAAGCAATTACTTATTCATGACATGCTAAATAAACCATGATGACGGAGTCCGAATGTATCAaaccacagttcatttaatgtAGATGTATTAAATAAACCTAATTAGCTAAGTTTGAACAATGCTGTAAATAAAAAATCAAAGTAACATGCTCAATGCAGTACGTAACATAACTGGGTTTCTCGCCATTTCTCACTTACAGCTCCTTAAGCATTCCAAACATCTTCCTTCTTAGTTTTAGTCCTTAAGGCAGGATTGAATTTCTGTTCATTTTTTGCCTCAGTTGAAAGGTAAGAGGGATGGGATATAATTACAACTTAAAGGATCCAAGAGAATTTTACTGAAATTAAGAAGCTAGGAGGTAATCTGAAAACTACATTCATGTCATATTAAGTTCCAGCGTGAGAGCAAATTGAGATACAAACGCATAGGGGGGAAAAACGTGTTATTGGAATGCTCTCTGTTCATTTACAGGAAAGAGCTCAGAAGCAGCAGCAGGAAGAACAACTGAAAAGCTTACGGAGAGATATGGAGCCTGTTGCTATGGGGAACAGCCCAGCGGTTTCAGGTACATGAGTACCTCTACAGAGGCTGTCCCTGAAAAACATTTCTAAGCTTCAGCTTGTACAGAATACAGTGGAATGGGCAGTTATGTGCACTCCTAGAACAGCATGTTACACCTCTACTCTGTGAGCTGCGttggctgccagtttgcttccaagtccaattcaaggtgccaTTTTTAACCTTTAAAGCCCCTAATGGCATGAGATCAGGCTCTCTGAAGGACTGCCTCTCCCTGGTTATATCAGCCTTGCCCCCAGCAGATCTGGCATGTTGTGGGTCCTATCAACTACGGTCCCACTACATTTGGTTGGCCCCAGGAGATGTGCTATCTCTGCCATGGCGACTgccatccttccccccccccccttttgatagGCCTCAAGACCTCATTATGTTATCAGGACTGGGATTCCCAAGGTACAGGAGACTTGCCAATATGGTTCAAATGTTGTGGTGGGCATTTTTATCCCTCTCATCACCTACGGTTTGTATCTTATTCTTTaatgatacactatattgccaaaagtatttgctcacccatccaaataatcagaatcaggtgttccaatcacttccatggccacaggtgtataaaatcaagcacctaggcatgcagactgtttttacaaacatttgtgaaagaatgggtcgctctcaggagctcagtgaattctagcatggaactgtgataggatgccacctgtgcaacaaatccagtcgtgaaatttcctcgctcctaaatattccacagtcagctgtattataagaacgtggaagtatttgggaatgacagcaactcagccacaaagtgataggccacgtaaactcatccaacatcagtgtgtgacctcacaaatgcgcttctggaagaatggtcaaaaattcccataaacacactcctaaaccttgtggacagcttcccagaagagttgaagctgttatagctgcaaagggtggactgacgtcatattgaaccctatggattaggaatgggatgtcacttaacAGTAAGTTCATAtccgagtaaaggcaggtgagcgaatacttttggcaatatagtgtatttattAGCGTGGATTTTTACATCTGtaattttttacattattttgttttgttgtgtGCTGTCCAGAGTCACTTTTGGTGAGATGGACACCTATATAACTTTGATTAACAAATAAGCACTGTTAAATGTCAATtgttcgtgcatgcgcagaacgatttacagtgaactgcgcatggaCAGTCACTAGAACACAAAATGGCAGCGGCCCAGTGGTGgcaagggaaccggttcgggggcatggcaggcctggattgctgctcgttctgcgatccaggcctgaattccactaccggtttgggcgaattgGGAGCAACCTGATCATTTTATCTACTCCACTACATATTTCAGGATATAGTTTGGGAAATAGTTGGGTTGCACAGGGAAGCAccgaaaaagaagaaaaggagggtcTGCTGGTAGAATTTGTGTATGTTGGCTTGCTTATGGTACTTGCCGAAGGGATCTGGCAAGGTATTATGCCATAGCTGTAGGACTAAGCAACTATTGTTGCTGCCTTGCTAACTTTCTAAAACTGCCCAGAGCCTGCATTTAGGTATTTACACACCCCCTTCTGAACTTGTAGAGTTTGAGGAACTCCAGGACAGGGTGTTCATCCTACTGCACAGGAAGAAATGGAATAATGGCTTTTTGGGTTGATTTTGGTCCAAAGGTTCAGTGGCAGAATCTTCATTAGGCTCATCAGAACTGATTTTGACACGAGGAACTTTGGatccagaagaggaggaggaagaagcccAAGACAGTGATACTGATGACATTGATCATAAAGGTAATTCTGAAGGAATAGGAGGAATTAAAAATTGCAAGTTAAGAGGGATGGTGGGCAGATTTTTCCATCAGTTGCTTTACATGGAGTTTCTAACAGTAAAGTCATTACCTTTAAAACCCACTTATGACATGGGTCAAGGGTATCTGGGGTTGGCCTTAACCTGCCCCACTTGTTCCAGTGGAAAGAGCCTACTTTATATCCCAGTGGCTCAAAACTTTAGGCTGGTGGAGTCCAGGTGAAGAGCCTTTTTTGCTATGgtccctgccctctggaatatccTCCTATCAGAGGTGAGATCCACCTCCAAACTCCTGGCCTAAAAACGTGGCTCTGCTGCTTGGCCTGGGGCTCAACAGGGACCCACTACATTGGGAGTGGCTGATGGGATAGAGAAGATTCTCTGCCCAAGGCTGCCCATCGTCTTGGTTTTTAAGttgtaactttttattttaattctttttttgcactttttaacttttattatgctgtaagctgcccagagttactgtATGAGAAAGGGGTAGTGTAGAAattcaatacataaataaatactctgTTTTATATTCattgtacaatccagcaaaggatTATATGGAtgctgaatgtctatggagattctcaggtcacaattgtcccaaaggtgctttttcaagcggCCATtggtctttctggtttttctttgaagacatttcgcttctcatccaagaagcttcttcagctctgacaggatgatgGGGAATGACTGAGCTggcgaagcttcttggatgagaagcgaaaagtcttcaaataaaaaacagaaggtccagtggcctcttgaaaaagcaccattgggatatGATGATGCTGGTTTCTATGAGGGCATTTTGGATCCCAAGGCATTGGTGAGACTCACTTTGCTAACACATCTCTTCTGTTTTCTGCTACAGTGACGGAGGAAAGCCATGAAGAACCTGCCTTCCAAAACTTCTTGCAAGAAGCTAAGCTGCACTATTCGACTAGAAGCAACCAGTAGAAGAGAAAAGGACACTGAAAGTGAAGAACCAAGAGCTATGAAACAGCCCCAACTCTTTGCCATCTAAGGCAACCGTTCTGGTTCCCTTGACTCAAGGCTATCAACTTCTTTCCATGGCAACTTTTTCCAGTGGGAGACTAAAGCAGTTTGCCAGAACCGGATGGTcattttcacagatgagacaTCATCACTTGTTGGCAAAAGAAATATGACTTTGAGGGATCTTGTCTCTGTTGTGAATTTTACCTATCATGTATGTTTCTGTTTTGTAAATTATTAGCAAATATCTATTCTACTACATTTTCTTGGTGGCTGACATTTTCTTCTAGCTTAATTATTGGcacttcactcccccccccccctccgtataTGCTGGAATAAGAGAAGACACAACTGGCATGGGAGTTTAGAGACACCAAGAACATGAGATGATAGGTCATTTTGCTAAGCATTTTGAGGGTGCATGCACTGAAAAAAGACAACACAAAAAAGGCTGGAAAATTACTTCTGATCATGTGGGAACCTGTACGTCCTCACCCATGCACATGGAGATGCAGAGTTCTTCCAAAAACAACTGTGAATACAAAACACAAAATACTTCTGCTGGCTTCTGTTAAAAGGAGGATGGGGGCAGGAGGTTTAGTTCTTCATAGAAAAAACCAGAGAgtctataagtagtccttgacttatgaccacaacagaatccaaaatttctgttgctaagcaagagagctaagtgaattttgtcccattttatgacctttcttgccacagtggttaagggaatcactgcggttgttaaatcagtaacacggttgttaactgaacttggcttccccattgactctgcttctcagaaggtctcggaaggtgatcacatgaccctgggacactggggctgtcataaatatgagtccattgccaagcatctgaattttgatcatgtgaccatggggatgctgcaatggtcgtaagtgtggaaaactgtcctaagtcacatttttcagtgatgtaactttgaCAAAATGAAAGGCTGTAAGTATGGGGTTTGAGTTATGACTGAACATTtactggggggaaaaaggggtACTGTATGCATCGGTATGCTTCTATCCCTTTGTAATATGGAAATGAGAGTTTGATCCATAGGAAAGTGGACTGCAGTGGGAATGGACTATTTAAATCCATTGAGAATGCCAAAAAAGGCAGGCTCAGAACTAAATGGTGCTGAATGAATGTAAATGCAATGCAATTATTTAGGCAAAATGAATGAGAACCAAATATATGAAGGAAGAGCAAAATAGCTAAGGAGAAGGTTGAGAAAGTGGTGATGTTTTATAACCTCTTCAGAAGCAggcaaaaagtagaaaaatagaaaaaataaaatagagaaaatagaaaaggCCATTTATAAAGCAGGGCATGGATATGGCTGGGGTAATTCAATATTTGCAAAGACAGAAAGGTACAGAGTGCTATATTGAATGATAGCTTCATATAAATTAGATTTAGTGAAATACATTTTAGGTTTATTTAGCTTTTTTCTTTGCAAGAGTGTTCCTTTTCTTACTATTGTCTTTTCACATGTCTGCTAAAGGGTCTCTTTGCTGCTTAAATGAAAGAACGAagtgattcttttttttcttgctccCTCCCTTTGGAGCAAGTGGAGGGGAGTTCCTGTTGCAGTGGTGCTTCCAGAAGAATAGTGGCAAAGCTTTGTAACTTCTTAGTGAAATACACACCGGAAATGAAACTAGGGCTGTGGTTTAAGTATTCCTAAATATGCTACTTGAAACGGGGGACAAAAGCTACTCACTTGCCCTTaggacaattttttttgtttgtggGGAGGAATTTCAAGTTTGTTGCTACAGCCTTCCCTGAGAAGGATCACCACCTTTGGATGCCAAACACTGCTCTCCAGGCTCTTTAGATTCTGTAGCTTCGCAAGCAATCACCCCACTGCACACAAAAGAAGTTGTGCCCAGGCCCTGTTCAGAAGGGCAGGACACACTACAGCACCACAACACTAAGAAAAACGGAAGAGAAATGGTTGCTTGACATCTTTCTCCTTAACGGCTATCCAAAAAACTTCATATTCTGACACGCTATACCACACAGCCAACCACCACACAAAAACAAACCTTACCATACACAAAAGGGATGTAGGAAATGAttgccagaattctccaacctcttggaatagcaatagccaaCACACCCACGCTCCGCCAGGAATTTTCCAGAGCCAAAAGCAAGGTAGGATTAAAAGAAACAACATACTCTACAAAATCAACTGTAACCATTGCAACCAATTCTACCTGGGACAAACAGGATCCACGAACATCAGCTGGCAGTCAAATGCCACAATCCCAAATCCTTAATCTTTGGTCACACTGACACCAAGCAGCACCCGTTCGATTGGAACAACACAAAAAATCATTGGTTATGCTACCACCTGCCACGCTCATGAGTTCATCAAagcctggcactccacaagcaattccatcaacagacacattgacctacagcccccagaatccaaatcaaccaccACACAGCTAACCAGAGATAGCACTGACACTCAAGCAAATCCAGGCAAGCCCTCCCCCCACCAGCACTTCACCTGATGtaacctccccatcacaagagcCATCACAAAACTGTCACTGATGACTCACCTGACCcaccacaagaccctcacttgacacacacacacacctgaccCATCCCAAGACCTACTAACCACATAAAGTCCTTATAAATGGAAGAACACTGACATCACCTAAACCCCGAATATATtatctagcctggtaatgaaactttCAGAAACCAGCCCACAAGCTCGGACTATGAACCTTCAGCCTCATCTATAGATTCTGCCTGTTCCTGGTAGAAGAGGGGATCCAACTGACATCCAGGGTGAGAGAGGAGTAGCTGGCTCTCAGTGGCGCCACTTGTCTCCTGATAGTGTACCTCCTTGTGACCCAGAAAACGTTCCCTCTGGACACATTGCAGTTCAGAGCCACTAAGGAGAGATGCTGATACGGAGAA
Encoded proteins:
- the GPN1 gene encoding GPN-loop GTPase 1 — encoded protein: MAAAGGAASSASGAPICVLVLGMAGSGKTALVQRLIAYLHSKNSPPYVINLDPAVYELPFQANIDIRDTVNYKEVMKQYALGPNGGIVTSLNLFATRFDQVMKFIEKRQTASQYVLIDTPGQIEVFTWSASGTIITEALASSFPSVVVYVMDTSRSTNPVTFMSNMLYACSILYKTKLPFIVVMNKTDIIDHSFALEWMQDFDAFQDALSQETSYASNLTRSMSLVLDEFYNTLQVVGVSAVQGTGMDEFFEHLSKAVDEYEREYRPEYERLRKQLERAQKQQQEEQLKSLRRDMEPVAMGNSPAVSGSVAESSLGSSELILTRGTLDPEEEEEEAQDSDTDDIDHKVTEESHEEPAFQNFLQEAKLHYSTRSNQ